TCAAATCACTCAAGAAACAATCCTGCCGGTTCAAAACCACAGCCTCAAACAATGGGTAGGTACCATTAAGCCAGCAGCAGGCCCGATGGAAGTTGACAGCAGAAGAACTACCCAACAAGTTCCTTACTGGCAACAGAAGGTGAATCGATCACAACTGAAATGATAGCCAGGCACATGGCTGAGCAGCAAAACTTTGGCAAAAAGTTTCAATGAGTGTTACACTTTCCCAAAATTGTGCAACCCAAAAACAAAAAAAAGGCTTTCAGTGATTATCACTGAAAGCCTTTACAAACTTGGAGGCGGCGAGCGGAGTCGAACCGCTGAATAAAGGTTTTGCAGACCTCTGCCTTAGCCACTTGGCTACGCCGCCAAACACACATCAAACTTGATCGCTACCATAAACGCAGAATACTCTTTTGACAAGTGAAAAATGAATGATTTACAGCAATTAATAGAGGCTAACGCCTCTAATCTCTCCAAACTCCAAAGTTGCCTCAAATACAACTTTTCAGACCTCTCTTTGCTTGCAAAAGCCCTCTGTCACCGTTCATTTACCCATGAGAACACAGAGCTAAACCTGCAAGACAATGAGACCCTTGAATTTCTCGGTGACGCCGTCCTCGACCTTATTATCAGCTCTCTCTTGATCAAAACCTATCCGGACATGAATGAAGGAGAACTCAGCAAATTACGAGCGGCCTTAGTCAACGAAACTCACCTGGCAAAAATGGCTAAGGATTTTGAACTTGAGCATTGCATTTTGCTCGGCAGAGGCGAGAAAAAAAGTGGTGGCAACAAAAAAGCATCTATTTTGTCAAGTACCTACGAAGCAGTGCTGGGCGCCTTATTCCTCGACAGTGATTTCAATACGGTTTGCAAACTGGCAGAACATCATTTCAGCAAAAAAATCGGGCCTACTCACCGATCACTGAAACAAGCAGATGCAAAGAGCCTGTTACAAGAACTCACCCAGCAAAAACACAACGATACGCCAACCTATATTCTCGAAAAAACGGAAGGCCCCGACCACGATAAAACATTTACAGTCTCCGTTTTTTTTCTTGGTAACGTCCTGGCCACCGCTTCAGCCAAAAGTAAAAAAGCCGCTGAACAAAAGGCTGCCGAACTTGCTGTCTCCGTTTTCAATGCCTGACCAACAATGTCTCAATTAATTATCCCAATATTTATAACCCATCAGGGTTGCCCACACCGTTGTTCCTTCTGCAACCAGGCGCCGGTTACCGGTACAGAGGAACTTTATTCTCATGCATTAAGCGCTCAAGAAGTTGTTGATGAAATCGCCACCTGGCTGCAGCGCTCAAAGAAAAACAGCATTACACAGGTTGCCTTTTATGGCGGCAGTTTCACAGGCCTTCCCGAAAACCGTCAGATAGAGCTTCTTGAAGCGGTTCAACCATTTATTAATCGGGGCCAGGTTACCTCAATCCGAATATCGACTCGACCTGATTATATTACCGATCACACTGCCATTTTCCTCAAACGGTACAATGTCGACACTGTTGAGATTGGCGTGCAATCGCTTAATCAAATCGTTCTTGATGCCAATTTTCGTGGTCATACAACCAGACAGGTTGAAACAGCCCTTCATATCTTAAAAAAAGGCGGTTTCAGGGTCGGAGCCCAACTCTTGCTGGGACTACCCGG
The Desulfobulbaceae bacterium genome window above contains:
- the rnc gene encoding ribonuclease III — its product is MNDLQQLIEANASNLSKLQSCLKYNFSDLSLLAKALCHRSFTHENTELNLQDNETLEFLGDAVLDLIISSLLIKTYPDMNEGELSKLRAALVNETHLAKMAKDFELEHCILLGRGEKKSGGNKKASILSSTYEAVLGALFLDSDFNTVCKLAEHHFSKKIGPTHRSLKQADAKSLLQELTQQKHNDTPTYILEKTEGPDHDKTFTVSVFFLGNVLATASAKSKKAAEQKAAELAVSVFNA
- a CDS encoding radical SAM protein, encoding MSQLIIPIFITHQGCPHRCSFCNQAPVTGTEELYSHALSAQEVVDEIATWLQRSKKNSITQVAFYGGSFTGLPENRQIELLEAVQPFINRGQVTSIRISTRPDYITDHTAIFLKRYNVDTVEIGVQSLNQIVLDANFRGHTTRQVETALHILKKGGFRVGAQLLLGLPGDSTKSAIHSAKYLAKLGPHFARLYPALVLKGSALESMYTNGQYRPLSLHKAIALCSRIKTVLEESNISVIRMGLQPSRALEASVIAGPYHPALGELVLSRAYFKTIRKTLTKNSSIRQINASARDQSIILGQKKSSINRLNSLRLLDNVTFNFNDTIARGTIDFA